In the genome of Nerophis ophidion isolate RoL-2023_Sa linkage group LG28, RoL_Noph_v1.0, whole genome shotgun sequence, the window TAATATTCAGTTATGTTGTACAAAAAAAAGCGAACattgtgatgcatttttttttttatcactgcgCTTATTagcaaaaatacgtaaatattacgtaTTTTAGAAAATGtacctgtttatatttacatctaacacaatttcccaattcatatggaaacagggtttttagatTTTAGGTCATATTGCCCATCCCTCGAAAAAattttgttattttcctgtgaataatgttgtaaagagcagtgtGTTTCTTTTCTGGCCAATTCatataatcactttttttttaagttaatgtgAACTTACTAACTGAATCTGGAAATTTcccaaatatgtttgtcattttgtgtcctccagatgtctgtgaagaacaacttctgcctgaaaaacaggagtgtagctttgggatggtgaaggaggatccatCAAAGAGGAAGACCAGGCGCCACGAACCTTCTGGcgtctcctcttcctctttgacacagacccttccctgtaaaaaggaagagaaaGACTCACTGACCCcccacatcaaagaggaagaggaggaacacagcatcagtcaggagggagatcatcttgaaggactggtggagttcccagtgactggtgtccctgtgaagagtgaagatgatgaggtcaaaggtgaaggtgaggagaggggaggggcagagcctccaaacagcagctcaacacaacacatgacaacagaagctgatggagaccactgtggaggatcacaagcagacaagctcttagctccactatcagatagtgaggacacaacgtcacactctcctgacactgatgatgaagactctaaagatgataagacatgtcacactgacaacaatcacttcacatgttctcactgtgacaaaacctttaaattaCCTTGTtatgtgaaaagacacatgagaatacacactggagaaaaaccttttatatgttcaatctgtggtaaaagttttacacacAGTCAACATTTgataagacacatgagaacacacactggagaaaaacctttttcctgtttaacctgtggtaaaggttttacacacagttatgatttgaaagtacacattagaacacacactggtgaaaaacctttttcctgttcaatctgtggaaaaggttttacacaaagtcagactttgaaaagacacatgagaacacacactggtgaaaaattacattactgttcaatctgcaacagaagcttttgtcaaCGATCAACCCTTAgaacacacatgagaagacactcaggagagaaagtgttgagttgcagtgtgtgtggtgaaagattatCTTTTAagaagcagtgtaagaaacacaagtgtgctggtgagaacagcagcagcaattgaaactgcaggatttgaaataagcTGTcaagactttaaaggggaacattatcaccagacctttgtaagcgttaatatatactttgatgttgcagaaaaaataccaaatgttttttttaaccgatttccgaactctataaGGGTGAATTTgacgattgaaacgcctttcaattgttcgctgtcggagcaatgacctttcacccgtgacgttacaatgggacgcaatccgccattttctcaaacacattacacacaccaagtcaaatcctCTCTGTTATTTTTTTGGCTGTTTTCCGtatcttggagacattatgcctcgtttgtgtgttgtcggagggtgtaacaacacgaacagggacggattcaagttgacttacttggagtgtgctaatcagacatatcaatggtcacggcatgccaatggatgctaaaatgctatttaggctagctgtatgtacatattgcatcattatgcctcatttgtagctatatttgcatccagcctttccttccacccatatttaacgccaaacaaacacataccaatcgacagattcaagttgcaccgcaccagaatcagaatcaaaaaagtttttattgcattgcttgataacaggttcacaaactaggaattttatttggcgcaatcgtgcaacataaaagacatataacacagaatagaataacatgagctgtaactgagctatcagatcctgttattgttcacgtgtctgatggccatggggaaaaaactgtttagatggcgggaggtgtgggtctgtaTGGAccatagtctcctgcctgagggaaaaggggagaatattttttgtccagggtgagaagagtcagctgtgatccgaccaacacgcctcctggtcctggaggagaacaggtcctggaggggtggaagtttgcagccaatcaccttctcagcagcatgtACCATGCGCTGCAAtcgatgcttgtcccggactgtggcgtcagggaaccacacggtgatggaggaggtgaggacgGACTCGATGATgtctgagtagaactgcaccagcatctcagtcggcactttcagttttttcagttgccgcaggaagtacatcctctgctgggccttcttgatgagggagctgatggtcggctcccacttgaggtcctgggtgatggtggtgcccaggaaacgGATGAAGTCCAtaatggagacgggggtgggagagtcaatcagggtgagggaggatggtggggctgtgactttcctgaagtccatgatcatctccactgttttctgggcgttcagctccaggttgttgaggctgcaccaggacgccagccggccCACTTCTCTCCTGTAGGCGAACtcgtcgccatccgagatgagcccgatgagagtagtgtcgtccgcaaacttgagcagcttcaCCGACtcgtgactggaggtgcagcagtttgtgtacagggagaagagccagggggaaagtacacagccctgaggagtaccagtgtttgTGGTTCGACTGTCtgagacaatcttccccagccgcacgtgctgtcttctgtctgtcaggaagtcattgatccaCCTGCAGAGGGAGTCGGGTACGCTGAGCTGGTAAATcttgtctcgtagcagtccagggaggatggtgttgaaggcagagctgaagtccacaaacaggatcctcgtgtaggttcctggggagtccagatgctccaggatgaagtggaggaccaggttcactgcatcatccacagacctgttggctctgtaggcgaactgcagtgggtccaggagggggcggtgatgtccttaaggtggggcaggaccaagcgctcaaaggacttcatgaccacagacgtcagcgccaccggcctgtagtcattAAGTCCTGTGATCCGAGCTTTCTTGGGGAAAGGGACGATGGTGGAGGTCTTGAAACAGGATGGCACGCGGCATAGCTCCAGAgaggtgttaaaaatgtcagtgaagaCAGGAGCCAGCTGATCCGCACAGTGTCTCAAGGTGGAGGGGAAGACACTATCAGGCCCGGGGGCGTTCCGCGTGTTTAGCTTCAAGAACTGCCGACGTACATCCTCTCGGATGGAGAGGGCCTTTTGTGAGGTCCTGTGATGTTCTTGGAGTCTTTTAATGACTTTTGAGTCCTTTATGTCCTTTAATGTAGTGCTGGAGTTGGTGGGGGGGTGGGGAGAGTAGAGCtttgatgagctgaaggccgTTCATGACGACAGTAATGTGTGTTGAGGTCCTGAGCGAGAGTTCGGTCAATCCGGGGCTGGGGGGCTTTGGGCTTATAGTTCGTAAGGGCCCTAAATCATCTCCACACAGCTGCAGAGTCATTGGAGCGGAACTGTTCCTGTAGACGGTTAGAGTACACAGATTTAGCTTTCTGCACTTCCCTGTTGAAGTGGTACTTCGCTTCTCTGTAGGTACTCCGGTCCCCGCTCCTCCACGCAGTGTCCTTTTTCTTGCGCAGTCGTCGGAGCTTGGGTGTGAACCAGGGCTTGTCGTTGTTATAACAAGCCCTGGTGCGCGTTGGAATGATGCGCGCCTCATTGAACTGTATGTATGAGGTCACTGTGTCCGTATACTCGTCCAGATTGTCTGTGGCTGGTCCAATTGCCTCCCAGTCTGTCGTCTCCAAACATGCAAGCAGCTCATCCACAGCTTCAGCAGTGAAAAACTTAATGGTCCTCATAACAGGTTTAGCCATTTTCAGTCTATGCCTGTATGAAGGGATTAAGTGCACCATCACGTGATCTGATAGTCCAAGGGAAGCACGTGGGACTGCATGATATGCCTTGCTTACTGTGGTGTAACAGTGATCCAAATGTTCTCCTCTCTGGTCGGGCATTTAATAAGCTGCCTATACTTGGGTAATTCCTGGTTCAGATTTCCCTTGTTGAAGTCACCAAGCACGATAACGATAGAGTCCAGAAAAGACCGTTCCACGTGTAAGTTCTAGTCTGCAAGCGTGCGCTGAGCGTCACGCACGTCCGTGCTGGGCGGTATGTTGGCAGCCACCAGAATGAATGAAACAATCTCACGCGGTGAGTAAAAGGGCTTACAGTGAATGAAAATATATTCCAGAGCAGGAGAGCAGTGTTGGAATATCACCGTCACGTCTGTACACCAGTTGCTGTTGATAAAGAAGCAGACTCCACCGCCTCTTTTTTGTCGCAGAGCCGCGCATTTCGGTCCGCGCGGAGAAGATGAAAGCCCTCCAGTtgaaccagtggtcaaaagatgcaaaagtccctcgcacactttaccgacgatagcgatgctactacagagatggcacagagatgtgtggatatcctacgacactcaaagcagattcaTTTCCAACGATtaggtcaacgaaatcacaaaggtgagttttgttgatgttattgaattatgtgctaatcagacatatttgcgcacggcattaCTGcaacctaatcgatgctaacatgctatttagggtagctgtatgtacatattgcatcattatgcctcatttgtagctatatttgcatccagcctttctctccacccacatttaatgccaaacaaacacttaccaatcgacggattaaagttgcaccagttgtcaaaagatgcaatcgttggttagaaggcgatcgccgaattcgtcctcgttgccgccgtCTGTTGTGatttggctcaatagcttcagtttcttcttcaatttcgttttcgcaatctgcctccacactccaatcatccgtttcaatacacgcgtaatctgttgaatcgcttaagccgctgaaatccgagtctgaatccgagctaatgtcgcgatATCCTTCTGttttatccgccatgtttgtttgtattggcgtcatgcagtgacgtcacaggaaaatggacagtgtcttcgcagaaagtgaaaaaaaggcactttgaagcttgTTTTCGGGATATtgggtgatgggtaaaattttgaaaaaaacttcgaaaagtaaaataagccactgggaactgatttttattggttttaagccttctgaaattgtgataatgttcccctttaattttgactttctaacaacatcagcacatataacatgtgtgtcattgttgtttgtgtaaggatttatatattttttaatttttgtgtaaGTAATTATATATGAGATACATAATTACTGGTTCACatttgaaacatcttctggaccacttcagggagcatattatttacttttatacataatttgaacagttgtc includes:
- the LOC133545389 gene encoding zinc finger protein 37 homolog isoform X9, coding for MNAFQQEHPLQQQVDPQPPHIKEEKEDLWITQEGECLLGQEEADLSKFPLTVVSVKTEEHEDKPPESSQLHHSPNIQQPPHIKEEEEEVWITQEGECLLEQEEADVSKFPLTVVSVKTEEHEDKPPESSQLHHSPNVCEEQLLPEKQECSFGMVKEDPSKRKTRRHEPSGVSSSSLTQTLPCKKEEKDSLTPHIKEEEEEHSISQEGDHLEGLVEFPVTGVPVKSEDDEVKGEGEERGGAEPPNSSSTQHMTTEADGDHCGGSQADKLLAPLSDSEDTTSHSPDTDDEDSKDDKTCHTDNNHFTCSHCDKTFKLPCYVKRHMRIHTGEKPFICSICGKSFTHSQHLIRHMRTHTGEKPFSCLTCGKGFTHSYDLKVHIRTHTGEKPFSCSICGKGFTQSQTLKRHMRTHTGEKLHYCSICNRSFCQRSTLRTHMRRHSGEKVLSCSVCGERLSFKKQCKKHKCAGENSSSN
- the LOC133545389 gene encoding zinc finger protein 37 homolog isoform X10, with protein sequence MNAFQQEHPLQQQVDPQPPHIKEEKEDLWITQEGECLLGQEEADLSKFPLTVVSVKTEEHEDKPPESSQLHHSPNVCEEQLLPEKQECSFGMVKEDPSKRKTRRHEPSGVSSSSLTQTLPCKKEEKDSLTPHIKEEEEEHSISQEGDHLEGLVEFPVTGVPVKSEDDEVKGEGEERGGAEPPNSSSTQHMTTEADGDHCGGSQADKLLAPLSDSEDTTSHSPDTDDEDSKDDKTCHTDNNHFTCSHCDKTFKLPCYVKRHMRIHTGEKPFICSICGKSFTHSQHLIRHMRTHTGEKPFSCLTCGKGFTHSYDLKVHIRTHTGEKPFSCSICGKGFTQSQTLKRHMRTHTGEKLHYCSICNRSFCQRSTLRTHMRRHSGEKVLSCSVCGERLSFKKQCKKHKCAGENSSSN